In one Pygocentrus nattereri isolate fPygNat1 chromosome 21, fPygNat1.pri, whole genome shotgun sequence genomic region, the following are encoded:
- the nr1d4b gene encoding nuclear receptor subfamily 1, group D, member 4b, with product MDNSPGGSVILYASSTGSASPSPGSPSSGYQTQSPSSHSQPSSPEEVSLTEIGALKQRGSSSNANAAVGAPPSPKLVFQFPEVSSTPAVNSISPPVTTTGQSSYSHPLVGKRPCGFTGTFTKTGGMVLLCKVCGDIASGFHYGVHACEGCKGFFRRSIQQNIHYKMCVKNENCLIMRMNRNRCQHCRFKKCLSVGMSRDAVRFGRIPKREKQRLLDEMQSYMNSLNESASMDIDSTTPTEAPPSPREGQSEEAIGAVSQAYRNIFVNGEEKLVKINDNSNTINNNNNNNSNPSSFRSSQPQDSGYAQPHSHAPVAPQPYPAHSTLTANYETPARCPVAHHDNIPTSQTIDNSRYSYPQPSNQSQGSSPSQSYPANNNSYPGAETKGQTSCPWRLAAGAKVLACPLNACPVSPAGHSSQQVWEAFSQCFTPAVKEVVEFAKSIPGFQALSQHDQVMLLKAGTFQVLMVRFCSLFDAKERTVTFLNGQKYPLPSLRALGMGTLLDAMFEFSEKLGSMGLEPDEMALFMAVVLVSADRSGISDMAAVEQLQEDLIGALRALITRRRPDDSSLFPKLLLRLPDLRTLNNLHSDKLLAFRIDP from the exons ATGGACAACAGTCCAG GTGGAAGTGTTATTTTGTATGCCAGCTCAACGGGCAGTGCTAGCCCCAGCCCCGGAAGCCCTTCAAGTGGCTATCAGACTCAGTCGCCCTCCTCTCACTCGCAACCTTCTTCGCCAGAGGAGGTCTCCTTAACTGAAATCGGTGCTCTCAAGCAGAGAGGGTCCAGCAGCAATGCCAATGCAGCGGTGGGCGCTCCACCTTCGCCCAAGCTGGTCTTCCAGTTCCCTGAAGTGAGCAGCACGCCTGCGGTCAACTCCATCAGCCCGCCTGTGACCACGACAGGGCAGAGTTCATACTCTCATCCACTGGTGGGCAAGAGGCCATGTGGGTTCACTGGAACTTTCACAA AAACAGGTGGCATGGTGCTTCTGTGCAAAGTCTGTGGTGATATCGCGTCTGGGTTCCACTATGGAGTCCATGCATGTGAAGGATGCAAG GGGTTCTTCAGGCGCAGCATCCAGCAGAACATCCACTATAAGATGTGCGTGAAGAACGAGAACTGCTTGATCATGCGGATGAACCGTAACCGATGTCAGCACTGTCGTTTTAAGAAGTGTCTCTCTGTGGGCATGTCCAGAGATG CTGTGCGTTTTGGGCGCATCCCTAAGCGGGAGAAACAGAGGCTACTGGACGAGATGCAGAGCTACATGAACAGCCTTAACGAATCGGCGTCCATGGATATCGACTCAACCACGCCCACCGAGGCCCCACCCAGTCCCCGAGAGGGCCAGTCAGAGGAGGCCATCGGTGCTGTGTCCCAGGCCTATCGCAACATCTTTGTCAATGGGGAGGAGAAACTGGTGAAGATAAACGATAACAGcaacaccatcaacaacaacaacaataacaacagcaatCCCTCCTCGTTCCGAAGCAGTCAGCCTCAGGACTCTGGATACGCTCAGCCTCATTCCCATGCTCCGGTCGCTCCTCAGCCGTACCCTGCCCACTCCACATTGACGGCAAACTACGAAACCCCAGCTCGATGCCCGGTTGCTCATCATGACAACATCCCAACATCCCAAACCATCGACAACAGCCGCTATAGTTACCCACAGCCATCCAATCAGAGCCAAGGAAGTTCGCCTTCTCAGAGCTACCCAGCCAATAACAACAGCTATCCTGGCGCCGAGACCAAGGGTCAAACGTCCTGTCCGTGGAGACTGGCTGCTGGAGCTAAAGTTCtg GCGTGTCCTCTCAATGCGTGTCCCGTGTCTCCAGCTGGTCACTCCAGTCAGCAGGTTTGGGAGGCGTTCTCACAGTGCTTCACTCCTGCGGTTAAAGAAGTGGTGGAGTTCGCCAAGAGCATCCCCGGCTTCCAGGCTCTCAGCCAGCATGATCAGGTCATGCTGCTGAAGGCAGGGACCTTCCAA GTCTTGATGGTGCGATTCTGTTCACTGTTTGATGCCAAAGAGCGGACAGTGACGTTCCTGAATGGGCAGAAGTATCCTCTGCCTTCTCTACGGGCACTGGGAATGGGCACGCTACTGGATGCCATGTTTGAGTTCAGCGAAAAGCTGGGCAGCATGGGGCTTGAGCCGGATGAAATGGCACTGTTCATGGCTGTAGTGCTGGTGTCTGCAG ATCGCTCAGGCATCTCTGACATGGCTGCCGTGGAGCAGCTTCAGGAGGACCTCATCGGAGCTCTTCGAGCCCTGATCACACGCCGACGGCCAGATGACAGCtcgctcttccccaaactgctttTGCGCCTGCCTGACCTCCGTACTCTCAACAACCTGCACTCCGACAAGCTCCTGGCCTTCCGCATCGACCCCTGA